In Balaenoptera musculus isolate JJ_BM4_2016_0621 chromosome 17, mBalMus1.pri.v3, whole genome shotgun sequence, a genomic segment contains:
- the VXN gene encoding vexin — protein sequence MHQIYSCSDENIEVFTTVIPSRVMSSPARRRVKSSQHLLTKNVVIESDLYASRPLELLQHRSDHRDGEGRRSGRFQNARPQGAHPAKTPARPVGISEPKSANLCGNRAYSKALMPPVARISVKAPAVLEVAAPGSENGAVLTRGSRHLKKMTEEYPTLPQGAEASLPLTGSASCGVPSILRKMWTRHKKKSEYMGATNSAFEAD from the exons ATGCATCAGATTTACAGCTGCAGTGATGAAAATATAGAAGTTTTCACCACCGTGATTCCTTCAAGGGTGA TGTCCAGTCCAGCCAGAAGAAGAGTCAAGAGCTCTCAACATCTCTTAACCAAGAAT GTGGTGATCGAGTCCGACCTCTACGCGTCCCGGCCCCTGGAGCTGCTGCAGCACCGCAGCGACCACCGCGACGGCGAGGGCCGCAGGTCGGGCCGCTTCCAGAACGCGCGGCCGCAGGGCGCCCACCCCGCCAAGACCCCCGCCAGGCCTG TGGGGATTTCTGAACCCAAATCAGCAAATCTGTGTGGGAATCGAGCATATAGCAAAGCTTTG ATGCCTCCGGTGGCCCGGATCTCGGTGAAAGCTCCCGCCGTCCTGGAGGTGGCAGCTCCGGGCTCGGAGAACGGAGCTGTTCTGACCAGAGG ATCCAGGCACCTCAAGAAGATGACTGAAGAGTATCCTACCCTCCCTCAGGGAGCAGAAGCCTCCCTGCCGCTGACAGGAAGTGCCTCCTGCGGCGTCCCCAGCATCCTCCGGAAAATGTGGACCAGGCACAAGAAGAAGTCTGAATACATGGGAGCTACCAACAGCGCCTTTGAGGCTGACTAA